One Rosa chinensis cultivar Old Blush chromosome 5, RchiOBHm-V2, whole genome shotgun sequence genomic region harbors:
- the LOC112166970 gene encoding CEN-like protein 2 produces MSDPLVVGRVIGDVVDYFSPSVKMAVTYNSSKKVYNGHELFPSSVTTKPKVEVQGGDLRSFFTLVMTDPDVPGPSDPYLKEHLHWIVTDIPGTTDNTFGREVVKYEMPRPNIGIHRFVFLLFKQKGRQTVIPPPSKDHFDSRKFAEANEFGLPVAAVFFNAQRETAARRR; encoded by the exons ATGTCAGATCCTCTTGTTGTTGGAAGAGTCATTGGAGATGTTGTTGATTATTTCTCCCCCAGTGTTAAAATGGCAGTGACTTACAACTCCAGCAAGAAGGTGTATAATGGGCATGAGCTATTTCCTTCCTCAGTAACCACGAAGCCTAAGGTTGAAGTTCAGGGAGGCGATCTGAGATCTTTCTTTACACTG GTCATGACTGACCCAGATGTTCCAGGTCCTAGTGATCCATATCTGAAGGAGCACTTGCACTG GATAGTCACGGATATCCCAGGAACAACTGACAACACATTTG GAAGGGAGGTGGTGAAATATGAAATGCCGAGGCCAAACATAGGGATCCACAGGTTTGTGTTCCTTCTGTTCAAGCAGAAAGGTCGGCAAACAGTGATTCCTCCTCCTTCCAAGGACCACTTCGACAGTCGAAAGTTTGCAGAAGCAAACGAGTTCGGGCTTCCGGTGGCTGCTGTTTTCTTCAATGCCCAGAGGGAAACTGCTGCAAGAAGAcgctaa